Proteins from a genomic interval of Oscillospiraceae bacterium:
- a CDS encoding amidohydrolase, with product MDVEQGILRAIDENREEILAFARDVYRHPELGYKERRTAAKVAEMFRARSLAVREGLAITGVRADLRPKEASDTVVALIGELDAVVSPDHPHADPQTGAAHACGHHAQLAGVVGAAFALSSPTVAAHLGGGVAFFAVPAEEYGEVEFKNGLKEQGLLRYGGGKCELIRIGAFDDVAVSVTHHSASGVKGIKIGSETSNGFVSKVVWLRGRGAHAAAAPHLGINALSAASLGLTALAYQRETFRDADTVRVHPILTRGGELVNVIPQDATVEILVRGKHLEAILDADRKVDRSFKAGAMALGAKVEILTAPGYLPVVAAPPAPEIEAAARLVFPSEAIERVADGEHGTGSTDVGDLSYLMPVLNFTTGGMIGDLHSKDVDFFDEETAYIATAKIFALTAYHLLKDGARAARDIRAAYKPHFTKADYIAYMDALEKTEVVDYGAEG from the coding sequence ATGGATGTGGAACAGGGGATTCTGCGCGCGATCGACGAGAATCGGGAGGAGATTTTGGCGTTTGCCCGCGACGTCTACCGACACCCGGAGCTGGGGTACAAAGAGAGACGGACGGCGGCCAAGGTGGCGGAGATGTTTCGCGCCCGCTCTCTCGCGGTGCGGGAGGGTCTTGCCATCACCGGCGTCAGGGCCGATCTGCGGCCGAAGGAGGCCTCCGACACGGTTGTGGCCTTGATAGGGGAGCTGGACGCGGTGGTTTCCCCGGACCATCCGCACGCCGATCCGCAGACGGGCGCGGCCCACGCCTGCGGACATCATGCGCAGCTCGCGGGGGTCGTGGGGGCCGCCTTCGCGCTGAGCAGCCCGACTGTGGCGGCGCACCTCGGCGGCGGCGTCGCGTTTTTCGCCGTACCGGCGGAGGAGTACGGCGAGGTCGAGTTCAAAAACGGCCTCAAGGAACAGGGGCTTTTGCGTTACGGCGGCGGGAAGTGCGAGCTCATCCGCATCGGCGCGTTCGACGACGTGGCAGTCTCCGTTACCCACCACTCCGCCTCCGGTGTGAAGGGGATCAAGATAGGCAGCGAGACCTCCAACGGCTTTGTGTCCAAGGTAGTTTGGCTGCGCGGACGCGGAGCGCACGCTGCCGCCGCGCCGCACCTGGGCATCAACGCGCTAAGCGCCGCCTCCCTCGGCCTGACCGCGCTGGCCTATCAGCGCGAAACTTTCCGGGACGCGGACACCGTTCGGGTCCATCCGATCCTGACGCGCGGCGGCGAGCTCGTCAACGTGATCCCGCAGGACGCCACTGTGGAGATCCTCGTGCGCGGGAAACACCTGGAGGCCATTCTGGACGCGGACCGGAAGGTGGACCGGAGCTTCAAGGCGGGGGCCATGGCCCTCGGCGCGAAGGTGGAGATCCTCACGGCGCCCGGCTATCTGCCGGTGGTCGCCGCGCCGCCCGCCCCCGAGATCGAGGCGGCGGCCCGGTTGGTGTTCCCGTCGGAGGCGATCGAACGGGTGGCGGACGGCGAACACGGGACCGGTTCCACCGACGTGGGCGACCTCAGCTATCTCATGCCGGTGCTGAACTTTACCACCGGCGGGATGATTGGAGATCTACACTCCAAGGATGTGGACTTTTTCGACGAGGAGACGGCCTACATCGCCACCGCGAAGATCTTCGCGCTCACGGCGTACCACCTGCTGAAAGACGGAGCCCGGGCCGCCCGGGACATCCGGGCGGCCTACAAACCGCACTTCACCAAAGCGGACTATATCGCATACATGGACGCGCTGGAGAAGACCGAAGTCGTCGATTACGGCGCCGAAGGCTGA